A single Argentina anserina chromosome 7, drPotAnse1.1, whole genome shotgun sequence DNA region contains:
- the LOC126801662 gene encoding probable WRKY transcription factor 27: MEDDDWDLYAVVRSCKPATTSARVSTTSSTPNPVDHEDSAEPSWMWDWVKDEEEVETHVPTASFSNILESTRAGAFDGLDEFYQPFFPSSAVENINTIVTTTAANSYAHAATIIPNSPTTFISDFGGGSIISGQQQLQQQQNNFLPANTNGPHFNPGFAPVSSLGRFPEQHLLKLTKLEKPEYLEEENSRLKPVTLVGPALPHMQIPPQLIRTRKRKSPVKKMVCHLTAENLSSSDLWAWRKYGQKPIKGSPHPRNYYRCSSSKGCSARKQVERSNEDPNMFVVTYSGEHTHPRPTHRNTLAGSTRNKAAATTSKAKDPESPTVPAAQGGGGDDDEQAAINSSGDGDKASEEAEDDEMEEDEYDEEFVVSSEEDIFLGMKQLGRTGSGGGTLGSLGAGTSGDGFSANQSNLGSSWGTSCPSSAGAAVRGGC; the protein is encoded by the exons ATGGAAGACGATGATTGGGATCTTTACGCTGTGGTGCGCAGCTGTAAACCTGCCACCACTAGCGCCAGAGTCTCCACCACCTCGTCAACACCCAACCCAGTTGACCACGAGGACTCAGCAGAGCCGTCGTGGATGTGGGATTGGGTGAAGGAcgaggaggaggtggagacTCATGTCCCGACTGCCAGTTTTTCCAATATTCTCGAGTCCACCAGAGCCGGTGCTTTCGATGGCTTGGACGAGTTTTACCAACCCTTTTTCCCAAGCTCCGCCGTTGAAAATATCAACACCATCGTCACCACCACCGCTGCTAATAGTTATGCTCATGCTGCTACTATTATTCCCAATTCCCCTACCACCTTTATCTCTGACTTTGGAGGAGGATCTATTATTAGTGGCCAGCAACAACTACAACAACAGCAGAATAATTTCCTGCCTGCCAACACTAACGGCCCTCATTTCAACCCCGGATTCGCACCGGTTTCGAGTTTAGGGAGATTCCCTGAGCAACATCTACTAAAACTTACCAAGCTCGAAAAGCCTGAGTATCTGGAAGAGGAGAATTCGAGGCTCAAGCCGGTCACTTTGGTCGGGCCAGCCTTGCCGCACATGCAAATTCCGCCGCAGCTGATTCGAACAAGGAAAAG GAAGAGCCCGGTGAAGAAGATGGTGTGCCATTTGACGGCAGAGAATCTCTCCTCGTCGGATTTGTGGGCGTGgagaaaatatggtcaaaaacCTATCAAAGGCTCTCCACATCCGAG GAATTACTACCGTTGCAGCAGCTCAAAGGGTTGCTCCGCGAGGAAGCAAGTGGAGCGAAGCAACGAGGACCCTAACATGTTTGTGGTCACATACAGCGGGGAACACACGCATCCTCGTCCAACTCACCGCAACACTCTCGCCGGAAGCACCAGGAACAAGGCCGCAGCCACGACTTCGAAAGCGAAAGATCCCGAGTCTCCCACGGTGCCAGCTGCtcaaggtggtggtggtgatgatgatgagcaaGCTGCCATTAACAGCTCCGGCGATGGGGACAAAGCTAGCGAGGAAGCCGAGGATGACGAAATGGAAGAAGACGAGTATGATGAGGAGTTTGTGGTGTCGTCGGAGGAGGACATATTCTTGGGGATGAAGCAATTGGGTAGAACTGGTTCAGGAGGCGGCACTCTAGGGTCTTTGGGTGCTGGAACTTCTGGTGATGGTTTTTCGGCTAATCAGTCGAATTTGGGGTCTTCTTGGGGGACAAGTTGCCCGTCCTCTGCCGGAGCCGCCGTCAGAGGTGGCTGCTAA